From the genome of Pseudomonas sp. Teo4, one region includes:
- a CDS encoding NEL-type E3 ubiquitin ligase domain-containing protein: protein MIEPTRDTLREQATDAFIAQTLPGWLAGIAHPRLIALRDCFERYMQTQLRVQTAFSGLTSLSTFARTSLQKELDTSMSLTLALDQAQWREERRKLLTDASGVKTYESYFVRVPALQKLMQNFKHNEPFFEQTALVYPSDVATGRAEQVLTTDTASVVKLCREADVGKKYQEDLDSVIDAECQKALADDKLAQFSLAVELAALKKHLPADEVAMLRRFVDKEPLTHPHMHRVQVGALQVFGCRVEGALAFGLQQLRPSFRDPSPFVAKKVILYLPGDPKQPLRSLDGWQAASWALGALLRDPAYAEDFVQRIAISERAGFITKLRLRLRDENTDATCACEEMEESAFQTLAAQQSQRIRDNARFLAVPTEQVDKRASSERLEMLESVGMGLVGLAGLFVPVIGTLLVTQWVGETLSEVFEGVHDWKQGHQHEAIEHLLGVVETVAVSAALAAGTTLVARGFTRSTHVDQLVPVLNDAGEQRLWSGDISHYEDKSPPSDLLEQDNGLLANGDGHWWRNGDKYYQVRPTQGRSVWQLRHPERQASYGPTLEFNGERSWRLSSERPLEWEGEGLLLKRLWPQAAGLSTERISQILKVADVDQAHLRGLLVEGRALPVELRDTLERFAVDARVDAFFEQLIQGQDYDAQFFQWCGDSLKLDAMSLEEQRLAFIDDAASLREQLFEHFSQQYLTTDPLRALLSRDFSGLPDAYALDVLNQATETQRQWMLSQDRIPLAVAERAREQLQLAKVTRAREGFYLKGSYQPESVSLVFALLRKHASLSGAADIELREGSDIGRSLARLNPQSDPQRITTVLVKQPGGFKCYDLEGHELDVELADPVNIAEVLARYLGKRDLARLTWDGAQASEQIAYTLRAWLPAGRKAFAELMGVREIKPPRNPLRRLPDGRFGYLLNGREEQQHPSRRLLLEAVSALYPAHPSQLLETYVSILLQSPRTAYAIMIGQYQQYLALDRSMDNWVRAAPAGNLRGARRFVAEEFRRSWRLDGPSSAPSSDYQSTTRLTLVGLEVGSLPMLPADTDFRHITDLVLVGLQLATVPQSFLRCFPRLRWLNLSDNALVDLPVEVGELSQLRTLRLARNRIRMTEEAAQTISRLTQLEILDLSANRLGPVSLRLEDLSRLRDLNLRQVNLQSIPAGLEQCAQLQVADLRDNQIAQLPNSLLQASLQVRRAVMLDNNALPVAERERLHAANPLTGQASAADQAFGRARADWLEQAQAPAREGHGRRWDALLAVPDSAEFFRLLVELTRTSDFQRVPQDLSRRVWAVIEAASENATLRGELFQLAASRGCVDLVISCFSTLEVRVLLAKAMSAAGNEGEEGALLELARGLFRLDRVEAIAREDVERRVMFEQDRLRSHGYSDEEAHVRALERIDAVEVSLAYRVGLAGKLNLPGQPRTMQFEHLAGVNPMLLSNAAASVRWAAGTDALPSYISQRDFWIAYLERHHDAEFKQVKQPFWDQLEEEGTDDLARVEQIQEAFDKAVRELVLRLTRQALDRHPAAG from the coding sequence ATGATCGAACCGACAAGAGATACCCTGCGCGAGCAAGCCACCGACGCATTCATTGCACAGACGCTGCCTGGCTGGCTTGCAGGCATCGCCCATCCCCGACTGATTGCTCTGCGCGATTGCTTCGAGCGCTACATGCAGACCCAGCTACGGGTGCAGACGGCGTTTTCCGGGCTAACATCGCTCTCCACCTTTGCCAGGACAAGTCTGCAAAAGGAGCTTGATACTTCCATGTCACTGACCCTCGCCCTGGACCAGGCTCAGTGGCGAGAAGAGCGTCGCAAGCTGCTCACAGATGCGTCGGGCGTGAAAACGTACGAGTCCTATTTCGTGCGCGTGCCCGCGCTGCAGAAACTGATGCAGAACTTCAAGCATAACGAACCCTTCTTCGAGCAGACCGCTCTGGTGTACCCGAGCGATGTTGCGACAGGCCGGGCGGAGCAGGTGCTGACTACTGACACTGCCAGCGTGGTCAAACTCTGCCGGGAGGCGGATGTTGGCAAGAAGTATCAAGAAGATCTCGACAGCGTGATCGACGCTGAATGCCAGAAAGCTTTGGCCGATGACAAGCTTGCGCAATTCAGTCTGGCCGTTGAGCTCGCCGCACTGAAAAAGCATTTGCCTGCCGATGAAGTGGCCATGTTACGGCGTTTTGTCGATAAAGAACCGCTGACCCACCCGCATATGCATCGGGTGCAGGTGGGGGCACTGCAAGTATTTGGCTGTCGTGTCGAGGGAGCCCTGGCGTTTGGATTGCAGCAGCTGCGCCCATCGTTCAGGGATCCTTCACCCTTCGTCGCGAAAAAAGTGATCCTTTACTTGCCTGGCGACCCCAAGCAACCGCTGCGGTCGCTGGACGGTTGGCAAGCAGCCAGTTGGGCATTGGGTGCGCTGTTGCGCGACCCCGCTTATGCAGAAGACTTCGTCCAGCGTATCGCGATATCGGAGCGCGCAGGCTTCATTACCAAATTGCGCCTGCGACTGCGTGATGAAAACACCGATGCAACTTGCGCCTGCGAGGAAATGGAAGAATCGGCTTTCCAGACGCTGGCAGCCCAGCAGTCGCAGCGGATTCGCGACAACGCGCGTTTTCTTGCGGTGCCCACCGAGCAGGTCGATAAGCGGGCCAGTTCAGAGCGTCTGGAGATGCTGGAGAGCGTGGGAATGGGGCTGGTTGGCCTTGCCGGCTTGTTCGTGCCGGTGATCGGTACGCTGCTGGTGACCCAATGGGTGGGCGAGACGCTTTCCGAGGTGTTTGAGGGGGTCCATGACTGGAAACAGGGCCACCAGCACGAAGCCATCGAGCACCTGTTGGGAGTCGTCGAGACGGTGGCGGTGAGCGCCGCATTGGCGGCCGGTACCACACTGGTTGCCCGAGGCTTCACTCGTAGCACGCACGTCGACCAACTGGTGCCCGTGCTCAATGATGCGGGGGAACAGCGGCTATGGTCCGGTGATATCAGCCACTACGAAGATAAATCTCCACCCAGTGATCTTCTGGAGCAGGACAACGGCCTGCTGGCCAATGGCGACGGCCATTGGTGGCGTAACGGTGACAAGTACTATCAGGTCAGGCCGACGCAGGGGCGCAGTGTTTGGCAGTTGCGTCATCCCGAGCGTCAGGCGAGTTATGGGCCGACGCTCGAGTTCAACGGCGAGCGTAGCTGGCGGCTATCATCCGAGCGGCCGCTTGAATGGGAGGGCGAGGGCCTGTTGCTGAAGCGTCTGTGGCCGCAGGCGGCCGGCTTGAGCACCGAGCGCATCAGCCAGATCCTCAAAGTCGCCGATGTCGACCAGGCGCACCTGCGCGGTTTGTTGGTGGAAGGGCGTGCGCTTCCGGTCGAGCTTCGTGACACTCTGGAGCGTTTTGCCGTGGATGCTCGTGTCGATGCCTTCTTCGAGCAGTTGATTCAGGGGCAGGACTACGATGCGCAGTTCTTCCAGTGGTGCGGCGACAGTTTGAAACTCGATGCGATGTCACTGGAAGAGCAGCGCCTGGCGTTCATCGATGATGCAGCATCGTTGCGCGAGCAGTTGTTCGAGCACTTTTCGCAGCAGTACCTGACGACGGACCCTTTGCGGGCCTTGCTTTCGAGGGATTTCAGCGGGCTGCCCGATGCCTACGCGCTCGACGTGCTCAATCAGGCAACCGAAACCCAGCGGCAATGGATGCTGAGCCAAGACCGTATTCCTCTGGCGGTTGCTGAACGGGCGCGCGAGCAACTGCAGCTGGCGAAGGTGACCCGCGCGCGCGAGGGCTTTTACCTCAAGGGCAGCTATCAGCCAGAGTCGGTATCACTGGTGTTCGCGTTGTTGCGAAAACATGCCAGTTTGTCGGGAGCGGCTGACATCGAGCTGCGCGAAGGCTCGGATATCGGCCGTTCATTGGCACGCTTGAATCCGCAGAGCGATCCACAGCGCATTACCACCGTTCTGGTGAAGCAGCCCGGCGGCTTCAAGTGTTATGACTTGGAAGGGCATGAGCTGGATGTCGAACTGGCCGACCCTGTGAATATCGCCGAAGTGCTTGCCAGGTACCTCGGCAAACGTGACCTGGCGCGTCTGACCTGGGATGGCGCCCAGGCCAGCGAGCAGATTGCCTACACGCTCAGAGCCTGGTTGCCCGCAGGCCGCAAAGCGTTTGCCGAGTTGATGGGGGTGCGCGAGATAAAACCGCCCAGGAACCCACTGCGGCGGTTGCCTGATGGGCGCTTCGGTTACCTGCTGAACGGACGGGAAGAGCAGCAGCATCCGTCCCGCCGACTGCTTCTTGAAGCCGTGAGCGCGCTTTATCCGGCACATCCTTCGCAATTGCTGGAGACGTATGTGTCGATTCTGCTGCAGTCTCCACGGACGGCCTACGCCATCATGATCGGGCAGTACCAGCAATATCTTGCACTTGATCGAAGCATGGACAACTGGGTGAGGGCTGCACCAGCGGGGAACTTGCGTGGAGCACGCCGCTTCGTTGCCGAAGAATTCCGGCGCAGTTGGCGCTTGGATGGACCGAGTTCCGCCCCGTCGAGTGACTATCAGTCGACCACGCGGCTGACGTTGGTCGGACTGGAGGTCGGGAGTCTGCCCATGTTGCCCGCCGATACGGACTTTCGGCACATCACTGACTTGGTTCTGGTCGGACTGCAACTGGCCACCGTGCCACAGAGTTTCCTGCGTTGCTTCCCTCGCTTGCGCTGGTTGAATCTGAGCGACAATGCCTTGGTCGATCTGCCTGTCGAAGTGGGTGAGCTGAGCCAGCTCAGAACCCTGCGCCTGGCACGTAACCGGATCCGAATGACCGAGGAGGCCGCTCAAACCATCAGCCGCCTTACCCAGTTGGAGATACTCGACTTGAGTGCCAACCGGTTGGGGCCCGTCAGTCTGCGCCTTGAAGATTTGTCTCGCTTGCGCGACCTGAACCTGCGGCAGGTTAACCTGCAGAGCATACCCGCAGGCTTGGAGCAATGCGCGCAGTTGCAAGTGGCGGACCTGCGTGACAACCAGATCGCTCAACTGCCCAACAGCTTGCTGCAGGCTTCGTTGCAGGTCCGTCGCGCGGTGATGCTGGACAATAACGCGTTGCCCGTCGCCGAGCGTGAACGCCTGCATGCAGCCAACCCCTTGACGGGTCAGGCCTCTGCGGCGGACCAAGCGTTCGGGCGTGCACGGGCGGACTGGCTCGAGCAGGCGCAGGCGCCAGCAAGGGAAGGTCACGGGCGGCGATGGGACGCGTTGTTGGCGGTGCCGGACAGTGCCGAGTTCTTCCGTTTGCTGGTCGAGCTGACCCGTACCAGCGACTTCCAGCGCGTTCCGCAAGACTTGTCGCGCAGGGTGTGGGCTGTGATCGAGGCCGCCAGCGAAAATGCCACCCTGCGTGGCGAGTTGTTCCAGCTGGCCGCATCCCGTGGTTGCGTGGATCTGGTGATTTCCTGCTTCAGCACGCTGGAGGTTCGCGTATTGCTGGCTAAGGCCATGAGCGCCGCCGGCAACGAGGGCGAGGAAGGCGCGCTGTTGGAGCTGGCCAGGGGGCTGTTCCGGTTGGATCGGGTCGAGGCCATTGCGCGCGAGGACGTCGAACGGCGCGTAATGTTCGAGCAGGACAGGCTGCGCAGCCATGGCTATTCGGACGAAGAGGCCCATGTGCGTGCACTTGAGCGAATAGATGCAGTCGAAGTCAGCCTGGCGTATCGCGTCGGCCTGGCGGGGAAGCTGAACCTCCCAGGCCAGCCCAGGACCATGCAATTCGAGCATCTGGCCGGGGTGAACCCGATGTTGCTCAGCAATGCCGCAGCTTCGGTGAGATGGGCCGCAGGCACCGATGCCCTGCCAAGCTACATCAGCCAGCGGGATTTCTGGATCGCCTACCTGGAGCGCCACCACGACGCTGAGTTCAAGCAGGTAAAGCAGCCATTCTGGGACCAGCTGGAGGAAGAGGGCACGGACGACCTGGCGCGCGTTGAGCAAATCCAGGAAGCCTTTGACAAGGCAGTCCGGGAGCTGGTCCTGCGGCTGACCCGCCAGGCACTGGACAGGCATCCTGCGGCCGGGTGA
- a CDS encoding AMP-binding protein, with amino-acid sequence MRDYAEAVRSFNYDEVASAALHGNLEALNACVECCDRHAGSGKLALIWEGRDGEGQRYSFDQLQQQAARFANVLKAQGVEAGDRVAGLMPRTPELLVTILATWRLGAVYQPLFTAFGPKAIEHRLEQSHARVVVTDSVNRAKLDDVNDCPTIITVKARAGELDFHRLLEDAADQCEPVMRSGDAPFLLMFTSGTTGPAKPLEVPLRAIVAFQGYMRDAIDLQPQDNFWNLADPGWAYGLYYAVTGPLSLGHATTFYDGPFSVESCARVINKLGVTNLAGSPTAYRLLIAAGSEFSTPIKGQLRVVSSAGEPLNPEVIRWFADELGVTIHDHYGQTELGMVLCNHHGLTHPVHLGSAGFSIPGHRIVVVDEQGMELPAGQPGILAVDREQSPLCWFGGYHGLPTKSFVGKYYLSGDTVELNTDGSISFVGRSDDVITTSGYRVGPFDVESALIEHPAVIEAAVIGKPDPERTELIKAFVVLAAGFTASPELEETLRQHVRQRLYAHAYPREIEFVSELPKTPSGKLQRFILRNQEIAKQQAQLATRASA; translated from the coding sequence ATGCGCGATTACGCCGAGGCCGTCCGTTCGTTCAACTACGATGAGGTTGCCAGCGCAGCCTTGCACGGCAACCTCGAAGCCCTCAATGCCTGTGTCGAGTGCTGCGACCGACATGCCGGCAGCGGCAAGCTCGCCCTGATCTGGGAGGGCCGCGACGGCGAAGGCCAACGTTACAGCTTCGACCAGCTCCAACAGCAGGCCGCACGCTTTGCCAATGTGCTCAAAGCCCAGGGCGTAGAGGCTGGCGACCGGGTCGCCGGTTTGATGCCGCGTACCCCGGAGCTGCTGGTGACCATCCTCGCCACCTGGCGCCTGGGGGCGGTGTATCAGCCGCTGTTCACTGCCTTTGGTCCCAAGGCCATCGAGCACCGCCTGGAACAGTCCCATGCCCGTGTCGTGGTGACCGATAGCGTTAACCGCGCCAAGTTGGACGACGTGAACGATTGCCCAACGATCATCACCGTGAAGGCCAGGGCAGGCGAGCTGGACTTCCACCGGTTGCTCGAAGACGCCGCTGACCAGTGCGAGCCCGTCATGCGCAGCGGCGATGCCCCGTTCCTGCTGATGTTCACCTCGGGCACCACTGGCCCGGCCAAACCCCTTGAAGTGCCGCTGCGCGCCATCGTCGCCTTCCAGGGCTACATGCGTGACGCCATCGACCTGCAACCGCAAGACAACTTCTGGAACCTGGCCGACCCGGGCTGGGCCTATGGTCTTTACTACGCCGTCACCGGCCCGCTGTCACTGGGCCACGCCACCACCTTCTACGACGGCCCATTCAGCGTCGAAAGCTGCGCGCGCGTGATCAACAAACTGGGTGTCACCAACCTGGCCGGTTCGCCGACGGCCTACCGTTTGCTGATTGCCGCAGGCAGTGAATTTTCCACACCGATCAAAGGCCAGTTGCGGGTAGTCAGCAGCGCGGGCGAGCCCCTGAACCCCGAGGTGATCCGTTGGTTCGCCGACGAGCTGGGCGTGACCATCCACGACCATTACGGCCAGACCGAGCTGGGCATGGTGCTGTGCAACCACCATGGCCTGACGCACCCGGTGCACCTGGGGTCCGCCGGCTTTTCCATCCCCGGCCACCGCATCGTCGTGGTGGATGAGCAGGGTATGGAGTTGCCGGCCGGTCAACCGGGCATCCTCGCCGTGGACCGCGAGCAGTCGCCGCTGTGCTGGTTCGGCGGATATCACGGTTTGCCAACCAAGTCGTTCGTCGGCAAGTACTACCTCAGCGGCGACACCGTTGAGCTCAACACCGATGGCAGCATCAGTTTCGTTGGCCGCAGCGACGACGTGATCACCACCTCCGGTTACCGCGTCGGCCCGTTCGATGTGGAAAGCGCGTTGATCGAGCATCCAGCCGTGATCGAGGCCGCGGTGATCGGCAAGCCAGACCCGGAGCGTACCGAACTGATCAAGGCGTTCGTGGTGCTGGCGGCCGGCTTCACCGCCAGCCCTGAGCTTGAGGAAACCCTGCGTCAGCACGTACGCCAACGTCTCTACGCCCACGCCTATCCTAGAGAAATCGAATTCGTCAGCGAGCTGCCGAAAACCCCGAGCGGCAAGCTGCAACGCTTCATCCTGCGCAATCAGGAAATCGCCAAACAACAAGCGCAGCTGGCCACCCGCGCCAGCGCCTGA
- a CDS encoding SDR family NAD(P)-dependent oxidoreductase yields MQITHKHFIVSGGASGLGAATAQMLVEAGAKVMLVDLNAAAVEAKARELGDNARFAVADISDEQAAKAAVDAAVAAFGSLHGLVNCAGIVGAEKVLGKQGPHGLASFAKVINVNLIGSFNLLRLAAAAMAEGQADEGGERGVIINTASIAAYDGQIGQAAYAASKGAIASLTLPVARELARFGIRVMTIAPGIFETPMMAGMTQEVRDSLSAGVPFPPRLGRPQEYAALARHIIENSMLNGEVIRLDGALRMAAK; encoded by the coding sequence ATGCAAATTACCCATAAGCACTTCATTGTCAGCGGCGGCGCCTCAGGGCTCGGAGCCGCTACCGCGCAAATGCTGGTCGAAGCAGGCGCCAAGGTGATGCTGGTCGACCTCAATGCCGCTGCGGTCGAAGCCAAGGCCCGCGAGCTGGGCGACAACGCCCGTTTCGCGGTCGCCGACATCAGTGACGAACAGGCCGCAAAGGCGGCGGTGGATGCGGCGGTTGCGGCCTTTGGCAGCCTGCACGGCCTGGTCAACTGCGCCGGTATCGTCGGTGCCGAGAAAGTGCTGGGCAAACAGGGGCCACACGGCCTGGCCAGCTTCGCCAAGGTGATCAACGTCAACCTGATCGGCAGCTTCAACCTGCTGCGGCTGGCTGCTGCGGCCATGGCCGAGGGGCAGGCGGACGAGGGCGGCGAGCGTGGCGTGATCATCAATACTGCGTCCATCGCGGCCTACGACGGGCAGATCGGCCAAGCCGCCTACGCCGCCTCCAAGGGCGCCATCGCCAGCCTGACCCTGCCGGTGGCGCGTGAGCTGGCGCGTTTCGGCATCCGCGTGATGACCATCGCCCCAGGCATCTTCGAAACACCGATGATGGCCGGCATGACCCAGGAAGTGCGTGATTCGCTGTCCGCCGGTGTGCCGTTCCCGCCGCGCCTGGGGCGCCCGCAGGAATATGCCGCGCTGGCCCGTCACATCATCGAGAACAGCATGCTCAACGGCGAGGTGATTCGCCTCGACGGCGCGCTGCGCATGGCTGCCAAGTAA
- a CDS encoding acetyl-CoA C-acyltransferase, translating to MTLANDPIVIVSAVRTPMGGLQGDLKSLTAPQLGSAAIRGAVERAGLDAASVEQVLFGCVLPAGQGQAPARQAALGAGLDKHTTCTTLNKMCGSGMQAAIMAHDLLLAGSADVVVAGGMESMTNAPYLLDKARGGYRMGHGKIIDHMFMDGLEDAYDKGRLMGTFAEDCAQANAFSREAQDAFAIASLTRAQDAIKNGRFAAEIVPVEVTEGKEKRIIKDDEQPPKAKLDKIPQLKPAFREGGSVTAANSSSISDGAAALVLMRRSEAQKRGLKPLAVIHGHSAFADAPALFPTAPIGAIDKLMKRTGWSLADVDLFEINEAFAVVTLAAMKHLDLPHDKVNIHGGACALGHPIGASGARILVTLLSALRQNNLRRGVAAICIGGGEATAMAVECLY from the coding sequence ATGACCCTTGCCAACGACCCGATTGTCATCGTCAGCGCTGTACGTACGCCCATGGGCGGGTTGCAGGGCGACCTCAAGAGCCTGACCGCGCCGCAACTGGGCAGCGCGGCCATCCGTGGCGCCGTCGAGCGCGCCGGGCTCGACGCCGCCAGTGTCGAACAGGTGCTGTTCGGTTGCGTACTGCCAGCCGGCCAGGGCCAGGCACCCGCGCGCCAGGCCGCGTTGGGCGCCGGCCTGGACAAGCACACTACCTGCACCACCCTGAACAAGATGTGTGGTTCGGGCATGCAGGCAGCCATCATGGCCCACGACCTGCTGCTGGCCGGTAGCGCCGATGTGGTGGTGGCCGGTGGCATGGAGAGCATGACCAACGCGCCGTACCTGCTGGACAAGGCCCGTGGCGGCTACCGCATGGGGCACGGCAAGATCATCGACCACATGTTCATGGACGGCCTGGAGGACGCCTACGACAAGGGGCGTCTGATGGGAACCTTTGCCGAAGATTGCGCCCAGGCCAATGCTTTCAGCCGCGAGGCTCAGGATGCCTTCGCCATCGCGTCCCTGACCCGCGCCCAGGACGCGATCAAAAACGGCCGCTTCGCCGCCGAGATCGTTCCGGTCGAAGTCACCGAGGGCAAGGAAAAACGCATCATCAAGGATGACGAGCAGCCGCCCAAGGCCAAGCTGGACAAGATCCCGCAGCTAAAGCCAGCCTTCCGCGAAGGCGGTAGCGTGACTGCGGCCAACTCCAGTTCGATTTCCGACGGTGCTGCGGCACTGGTGCTGATGCGTCGCAGCGAAGCCCAGAAGCGCGGGCTCAAGCCGCTGGCGGTCATCCATGGCCATTCGGCGTTCGCCGATGCGCCAGCACTGTTCCCGACTGCGCCGATCGGTGCCATCGACAAGTTGATGAAACGCACTGGTTGGAGCCTGGCCGACGTCGACCTGTTCGAGATCAACGAAGCGTTTGCCGTGGTCACGCTGGCGGCCATGAAACACCTCGACTTGCCACACGACAAGGTCAACATCCACGGGGGCGCGTGTGCCCTTGGCCACCCCATCGGTGCCTCTGGCGCGCGGATCCTGGTGACCTTGCTCTCGGCCCTGCGCCAGAACAACCTGCGCCGCGGCGTCGCCGCCATCTGCATCGGCGGTGGCGAAGCCACGGCCATGGCTGTCGAATGCCTGTATTGA
- a CDS encoding acyl-CoA dehydrogenase yields MLVTDEQQQIADAVRDFAQERLKPFAEQWDKEHRYPREAIAEMAGLGLFGMLVPEQYGGSDTGYVAYAMALEEIAAGDGACSTIMSVHNSVGCVPILKFGSEQQKQQFLTPLASGSMIGAFALTEPQAGSDASSLKTRARLDGDHYVLNGSKQFITSGQNAGVVIVFAVTDPEAGKRGITAFIVPTDSPGYQVARVEDKLGQHASDTCQIVFDNVRVPVANRLGEEGQGYKIALANLEGGRIGIASQSVGMARAAFEVARDYANERQSFGKALIEHQAVAFRLADMATRIAVARQMVLHAAALRDAGRPALVEASMAKLFASEMAEKVCSDALQTLGGYGYLSDFPLERIYRDVRVCQIYEGTSDIQRMVIARNL; encoded by the coding sequence ATGCTGGTAACAGACGAGCAACAACAGATCGCCGACGCTGTCCGGGATTTCGCCCAAGAGCGCTTGAAACCATTCGCCGAACAGTGGGACAAGGAACATCGCTACCCACGTGAGGCCATTGCGGAAATGGCTGGGCTGGGCCTGTTCGGCATGCTGGTGCCTGAGCAGTACGGTGGCAGCGATACCGGTTATGTCGCCTATGCCATGGCCCTGGAAGAGATCGCGGCCGGCGACGGAGCCTGCTCGACCATCATGAGCGTGCACAACTCGGTGGGCTGCGTGCCGATCCTCAAGTTTGGCAGCGAGCAGCAGAAACAGCAGTTCCTGACCCCGTTGGCCAGCGGCTCGATGATCGGTGCCTTTGCCCTGACCGAGCCTCAGGCAGGCTCCGATGCCAGTAGCCTGAAGACCCGAGCGCGGCTCGACGGCGACCATTACGTGCTCAATGGCAGCAAGCAGTTCATTACGTCCGGTCAGAACGCCGGGGTGGTGATCGTGTTCGCTGTGACCGACCCGGAGGCGGGCAAGCGTGGCATCACCGCGTTCATCGTGCCCACCGACTCGCCTGGTTATCAGGTCGCACGGGTCGAGGACAAGCTCGGTCAGCATGCCTCCGACACCTGCCAGATCGTGTTCGACAACGTACGAGTACCGGTCGCCAACCGCCTCGGTGAGGAAGGGCAGGGCTACAAGATCGCCCTGGCCAACCTCGAAGGCGGCCGCATCGGCATCGCTTCCCAGTCGGTCGGCATGGCGCGTGCTGCGTTCGAAGTGGCGCGTGACTATGCCAACGAGCGGCAGAGCTTCGGCAAAGCGCTGATCGAGCACCAGGCAGTGGCCTTCCGCTTGGCTGACATGGCCACGCGCATTGCGGTCGCCCGGCAGATGGTGCTGCATGCCGCTGCCCTGCGCGACGCCGGGCGTCCGGCGCTGGTTGAGGCCTCGATGGCGAAGCTTTTTGCCTCGGAAATGGCCGAAAAGGTCTGTTCGGATGCCTTGCAGACGCTCGGTGGATATGGCTATCTGAGCGACTTCCCGCTGGAGCGGATCTATCGCGACGTTCGGGTCTGCCAGATCTACGAGGGCACCAGCGACATTCAGCGCATGGTCATTGCGCGCAATCTTTGA
- a CDS encoding enoyl-CoA hydratase → MAFETILLDIHGKVGLITLNRPQALNALNAQIVGEINQALDQLERDPNIGCVVLTGSAKAFAAGADIKEMAELKYPQIYVDDLFSDADRIANRRKPIIAAVSGFALGGGCELAMMCDFILAGDNAKFGQPEINLGVLPGMGGTQRLTRAVGKAKAMELCLTGRLMGAEEAERAGLVARVVPQAELLEEALKVAATIASKSIPVSMMVKESVNRAFEVTLSEGVRFERRVFHAAFSTEDQKEGMAAFIAKREAQFKDR, encoded by the coding sequence ATGGCATTCGAAACCATCCTGTTGGACATCCACGGCAAGGTCGGCCTGATCACCCTCAACCGGCCCCAGGCACTCAATGCGTTGAACGCGCAGATCGTGGGTGAGATCAACCAGGCACTGGACCAGCTCGAGCGTGACCCGAACATCGGCTGTGTGGTGCTTACCGGTTCGGCCAAGGCCTTCGCCGCCGGTGCCGACATCAAGGAAATGGCCGAGCTGAAATACCCGCAGATCTACGTCGACGATCTGTTCAGCGATGCCGACCGTATCGCCAACCGACGCAAACCCATCATCGCCGCAGTGTCGGGCTTCGCCCTGGGCGGCGGTTGCGAGCTGGCGATGATGTGTGACTTCATCCTGGCCGGCGACAACGCCAAGTTCGGCCAGCCGGAAATCAACCTCGGTGTGCTGCCGGGCATGGGCGGCACCCAGCGCCTGACCCGTGCGGTGGGCAAGGCCAAAGCCATGGAACTGTGCCTGACCGGGCGCCTTATGGGTGCTGAAGAAGCCGAACGTGCAGGCCTGGTGGCCCGCGTGGTGCCGCAGGCCGAATTGCTCGAAGAGGCGCTGAAGGTGGCTGCAACCATCGCCAGCAAGTCGATCCCGGTCAGCATGATGGTCAAGGAAAGCGTCAACCGTGCGTTCGAGGTCACCCTCAGCGAAGGTGTTCGCTTCGAGCGTCGCGTGTTCCACGCCGCATTCTCCACTGAAGACCAGAAGGAAGGCATGGCCGCCTTCATTGCCAAACGCGAAGCGCAGTTCAAGGACCGCTGA
- a CDS encoding TraR/DksA family transcriptional regulator, with the protein MTKEQLLAMSADDYMNADQLAFFTALLQAMKVDTHERIELSRATIEGLDTPSDPADVASVEEERSWLVNAIDRDQRLLPQLEMALDRIADESFGWCDDSGEPIGLQRLLISPTTKYCIEAQERHEQLDRHQRQI; encoded by the coding sequence ATGACCAAGGAACAGTTGCTGGCCATGTCGGCCGATGACTACATGAACGCTGACCAGCTGGCATTTTTCACTGCCTTGCTGCAGGCGATGAAAGTCGACACCCATGAACGCATCGAGCTGAGCCGCGCCACCATCGAAGGCTTGGACACCCCGTCGGACCCTGCCGATGTGGCCTCGGTCGAGGAAGAGCGTAGCTGGCTGGTCAATGCCATTGACCGCGACCAACGTCTGCTGCCGCAGCTGGAAATGGCCCTGGACCGTATTGCTGACGAAAGCTTCGGCTGGTGCGACGACAGCGGTGAGCCCATCGGCCTTCAGCGCTTGCTGATCAGCCCGACCACCAAGTACTGCATCGAAGCTCAAGAGCGTCACGAGCAACTCGACCGCCACCAGCGCCAGATCTGA
- a CDS encoding Na+/H+ antiporter subunit G translates to MTETLDLPLWLELITAALLLISSLFALVGALGLLRLKDYFQRMHPPALASTLGAWCVSLASIIYFSWLKEGPVLHAWLIPILLSITVPVTTLLLARAALFRKRMSKEAVPEEVSSRKDGDH, encoded by the coding sequence ATGACCGAAACCCTCGACCTCCCCCTCTGGCTGGAACTGATCACCGCCGCGCTACTGTTGATCAGCAGCCTGTTCGCGCTGGTTGGCGCCCTGGGCCTGCTGCGCCTGAAGGACTACTTCCAGCGCATGCACCCGCCAGCGTTGGCCTCCACTCTCGGGGCCTGGTGCGTGTCCCTGGCCTCGATCATCTACTTTTCGTGGCTCAAGGAAGGGCCAGTGCTGCACGCCTGGCTGATTCCGATTCTGCTGTCGATCACAGTACCGGTCACCACCTTGCTGCTTGCCAGGGCCGCACTGTTCCGTAAACGGATGTCGAAAGAAGCCGTACCCGAAGAAGTCAGCAGCAGAAAAGATGGCGACCACTGA